A genomic segment from Armatimonadota bacterium encodes:
- the mtnA gene encoding S-methyl-5-thioribose-1-phosphate isomerase — protein sequence MKSLRWERDTLYLLDQTALPHQERLLACTTAAEVVQAIKDLRVRGAPALGAAAAYGLVLGAREIAATDLEVFLGRLRETAGQLAASRPTAVNLTWALTRMLRAAERAGSVEQARAALLAEAEAIAADDVRANRAIGEFGAAMLRPGEGILTYCNTGALATVDYGTAFGIIRTAHERGLRPRLFACETRPVLQGARLTAWEAVRLGIDVTVITDNAAGALMRRGLVQRVIVGADRIAANGDVANKIGTYTLAVLARAHEIPFIVAAPLSTVDPDAADGDAIPIEERPPEEVTHLAGIRLVPEGVAAMNPAFDITPHHLVTAIVTDAGVATPPYAGTLGRLRAAAVGG from the coding sequence GTGAAGAGCCTGCGCTGGGAGCGCGATACGCTGTATCTGCTGGACCAGACGGCCCTGCCGCACCAGGAGCGTCTGCTGGCCTGCACCACCGCGGCGGAGGTGGTCCAGGCCATCAAAGACCTCCGCGTGCGCGGCGCGCCGGCCCTCGGCGCGGCGGCGGCGTACGGTCTGGTGCTCGGGGCCAGAGAGATCGCCGCCACCGACCTGGAGGTGTTCCTGGGCCGGCTGCGGGAGACCGCCGGCCAGCTGGCCGCCTCCCGCCCGACGGCGGTCAACCTGACCTGGGCCCTGACCCGCATGCTGCGGGCCGCGGAGCGGGCGGGCTCCGTGGAGCAGGCCCGGGCGGCGCTGCTGGCGGAGGCCGAGGCCATCGCCGCCGACGACGTGCGGGCCAACCGGGCCATCGGGGAGTTCGGCGCCGCGATGCTGCGGCCCGGTGAGGGCATCCTCACCTACTGCAACACCGGGGCCCTGGCCACGGTGGACTACGGGACCGCCTTCGGGATCATCCGCACCGCCCACGAGCGCGGGCTGCGTCCCCGCCTCTTCGCCTGCGAGACGCGGCCGGTCCTCCAGGGGGCGCGGCTCACGGCCTGGGAGGCGGTGCGGCTGGGCATCGACGTCACCGTGATCACCGACAACGCCGCGGGAGCGTTGATGCGCCGCGGGCTCGTCCAGCGGGTGATTGTGGGCGCGGACCGCATCGCCGCCAACGGCGACGTGGCCAACAAGATCGGCACCTACACCCTGGCCGTGCTGGCCCGGGCCCACGAGATCCCCTTCATTGTCGCCGCCCCCCTCAGCACCGTGGATCCGGACGCCGCCGACGGGGACGCCATCCCGATCGAGGAACGGCCCCCCGAGGAGGTCACGCATCTGGCCGGGATACGGCTCGTCCCGGAGGGGGTGGCCGCGATGAATCCGGCCTTCGACATTACCCCGCACCACCTGGTCACAGCGATCGTCACCGACGCCGGGGTCGCCACGCCCCCCTACGCCGGAACACTGGGGCGGCTGCGGGCGGCGGCGGTGGGAGGCTGA
- a CDS encoding glycosyltransferase family 2 protein, with amino-acid sequence MRHLVLVTLGLLWLAAVAASTHYRDITWLQYLFVDVTWIQVALISAGAYGVFLVLTGALARSAPRPPGCPEVWPMVSIVVPAKNEEAVIEGTVRSLAALDYAALGHRRFEIIVVDDRSTDRTAEILERLAAEFPLTVVRTPEGSRGKAAALNLGIARARADLIAVFDADARVAPDFLAKLVPYVLEPGVGGVQARRMLYNAGQNGVTKVQDDEYRLFQANLQRGRRALGGLVCFAGNGLLLRREALDEVGGWNEEALTEDIDLSVRFHLAGWPIRYCDEAVVWEEAVPGLRALLRQRTRWFEGAIRCLGDHLPAILFGHGALFKRLDMLFFLGGALLVTMAVLTTYLYALIDVAGGVVLYLQLPRRITTLSSLVMSTALLLTAVREYRRPWTAAAALARMAVFSLHRLVVFPLAVYRYVRSAITGEVSWEKTAHGTGPGMWTKETSDR; translated from the coding sequence GTGCGTCACCTGGTGCTGGTTACCCTGGGGCTCCTCTGGCTGGCCGCGGTGGCGGCCAGCACCCATTACCGCGACATCACTTGGCTGCAGTACCTGTTCGTGGATGTGACCTGGATCCAGGTCGCGTTGATCTCCGCCGGCGCCTACGGCGTGTTCCTCGTCCTGACGGGCGCCCTGGCCCGGTCGGCGCCCCGTCCTCCGGGGTGCCCCGAGGTCTGGCCGATGGTGAGCATCGTGGTCCCGGCAAAGAACGAGGAGGCGGTGATCGAGGGCACCGTGCGGAGTCTGGCCGCATTGGACTACGCCGCCCTGGGGCACCGCCGCTTTGAGATCATCGTCGTGGACGATCGTTCTACCGACCGTACGGCGGAGATCCTGGAGCGCCTGGCCGCGGAATTCCCCCTCACGGTGGTGAGGACCCCCGAGGGCAGCCGGGGGAAGGCGGCGGCCCTCAATCTGGGGATCGCCCGGGCCCGGGCCGACCTCATCGCGGTGTTCGACGCCGACGCCCGGGTGGCGCCGGATTTCCTCGCCAAGCTGGTGCCCTACGTGCTGGAACCCGGCGTCGGCGGCGTGCAGGCGCGGCGGATGCTCTACAACGCCGGACAGAATGGCGTCACCAAGGTCCAGGATGACGAGTACCGCCTCTTTCAGGCCAATCTCCAGCGGGGCCGCCGGGCCCTGGGCGGGCTCGTCTGCTTCGCGGGCAACGGCCTGCTGCTGCGGAGGGAGGCCCTGGATGAGGTCGGCGGATGGAACGAAGAAGCGCTGACCGAGGATATCGACCTCTCCGTGCGCTTCCACCTGGCCGGCTGGCCCATCCGCTACTGCGATGAGGCGGTGGTGTGGGAGGAGGCGGTGCCGGGACTGCGCGCCCTGCTGCGCCAGCGCACGCGCTGGTTCGAGGGGGCGATCCGCTGCCTGGGGGATCACCTCCCGGCCATCCTCTTCGGGCACGGGGCGCTGTTCAAGCGCCTGGACATGCTGTTCTTCCTCGGCGGCGCGCTGCTCGTGACCATGGCCGTCCTCACCACCTACCTCTATGCGCTGATCGACGTGGCCGGCGGCGTGGTCCTGTATCTGCAGCTTCCCCGGCGGATCACGACCCTGTCCTCCCTGGTGATGAGCACCGCCCTCCTCCTGACCGCAGTCCGCGAGTATCGGCGCCCGTGGACTGCCGCAGCGGCCCTGGCGCGGATGGCGGTGTTCTCGCTGCACCGGCTGGTGGTCTTCCCCCTCGCCGTCTACCGCTACGTGCGCAGTGCGATTACCGGGGAAGTCTCCTGGGAGAAGACCGCCCACGGCACCGGGCCGGGGATGTGGACGAAGGAGACGTCGGACCGCTAG
- a CDS encoding glycosyltransferase, with the protein MKACVYLETGYSSNWSGGIRRAFDNHLRALKSAGVQVTTDPGEAFDLLHLHSVGPASLYLAEKYSGRRPLVIHSHTTAEDFANSFRMSDQIAPYLGRYLRFFYGKADLLIAPSPYAREVLRHYDLDRPIEVVSNGVDLRRFAPSRRKRLIGRARFGLEGVVPFSVGLVLLRKGVDIFCEVGRLLPEFTLTWFGRISKAVKPETLRVIESAPENVRFTGYVEDVVEAYAAGDIFFFPSTVENEGIAVLEAAACGKPLILRDAPCFADRFIDGVNCLKGTTPEEFAALIRRVAEDPDLARRLSEGALELARAHSLEVVGQRLRSIYSRLV; encoded by the coding sequence GTGAAGGCCTGCGTCTACCTGGAGACCGGCTATTCCTCAAACTGGTCGGGGGGAATCCGCCGGGCCTTTGACAACCATCTCCGAGCCCTCAAGTCCGCCGGCGTCCAGGTGACCACCGACCCCGGCGAGGCCTTCGACCTCCTCCACCTCCATTCGGTGGGACCGGCATCCCTCTACCTCGCCGAGAAGTACAGCGGCCGCCGACCGCTGGTCATCCACAGCCACACCACCGCAGAGGACTTCGCCAACTCCTTCCGCATGAGCGACCAGATCGCACCGTACCTGGGGCGGTACCTGCGGTTCTTCTACGGGAAGGCCGATCTGCTCATCGCCCCCTCCCCATACGCCCGCGAGGTCCTCCGCCACTACGACCTCGACCGGCCCATTGAGGTCGTGAGCAACGGCGTGGATCTCCGCCGCTTCGCCCCCAGCCGGCGCAAGCGCCTCATCGGCCGCGCCCGTTTCGGGCTGGAGGGCGTCGTCCCCTTTTCCGTGGGGCTGGTCCTGCTGCGCAAGGGCGTGGATATCTTCTGCGAGGTGGGGCGGCTGCTCCCGGAGTTCACCCTGACCTGGTTCGGGCGCATCTCCAAGGCGGTGAAGCCCGAGACCCTCCGGGTCATCGAGTCCGCGCCGGAGAACGTCCGCTTCACCGGCTACGTCGAGGACGTGGTCGAAGCCTACGCCGCGGGCGACATCTTCTTCTTCCCCAGCACCGTGGAGAACGAAGGCATTGCCGTGCTGGAAGCCGCCGCCTGCGGCAAACCCCTCATCCTGCGCGACGCGCCCTGTTTCGCCGACCGCTTCATCGACGGCGTCAACTGCCTCAAGGGCACCACCCCGGAGGAGTTCGCCGCCCTCATTCGCCGCGTGGCCGAAGATCCCGACCTGGCCCGGCGCCTCTCCGAGGGCGCGCTGGAGCTGGCCCGGGCGCACTCGCTGGAAGTGGTGGGGCAGCGCCTGCGATCGATCTACAGCCGGCTGGTCTAG
- the thiI gene encoding tRNA uracil 4-sulfurtransferase ThiI encodes MPTFLLRYGEIALKGQNQPLFLEALTRNVVRAIDDLGPHEVRTGFGRIYVSIDADPALAVERLRKVFGIVSLSPTREVPPDLDAVKTAAVAMAEEALRRRPEVATFKVSTRRADKRFPLTSMELSREVGRAIQSRLPRLAARMRDPDLLVQIELRDRAYLATETVPGPGGLPYGTGGHVLALISGGIDSPVAAWYAARRGAVITAVHFHSFPFTSDRAREKVVDLCRVLAEYTGPLDLWVVHFTEIQRAVAERVPDAFRILVLRRMMMRIAERMARRLGAQALVTGESLGQVASQTLESLAAISAVTRLPVLRPLIGADKTEIMARASAIGTYAISIRPFEDCCSLFVPAHPRTQPTVEEVDRAEARLTVEALVDDALAHSRPLRISRHGAAEAAAAPPAAAQGTPPRGGELG; translated from the coding sequence GTGCCGACCTTTCTGCTCCGTTACGGCGAGATCGCCCTCAAGGGACAGAACCAGCCCCTCTTCCTCGAGGCCCTGACACGCAACGTGGTTCGCGCGATCGACGATCTGGGCCCCCACGAGGTGCGGACGGGCTTCGGTCGGATCTACGTCTCCATCGACGCCGATCCCGCCCTGGCCGTGGAACGACTGCGCAAGGTCTTCGGCATCGTCTCGCTCAGCCCGACCCGCGAGGTCCCCCCGGATCTCGACGCCGTCAAGACCGCGGCGGTGGCCATGGCGGAGGAGGCGCTGCGGCGCCGCCCGGAGGTGGCGACCTTCAAGGTGTCCACCCGACGCGCCGACAAACGGTTCCCCCTCACCTCGATGGAGCTCAGTCGCGAGGTCGGCCGCGCCATTCAGTCGCGCCTGCCCCGTCTGGCCGCCCGCATGCGCGACCCCGACCTCCTGGTGCAGATCGAGCTGCGCGATCGGGCATACCTCGCCACCGAGACCGTTCCCGGTCCGGGCGGCCTGCCCTACGGCACGGGGGGACACGTGCTGGCGCTGATCTCGGGCGGCATCGACAGCCCCGTGGCCGCCTGGTACGCCGCCCGCCGGGGCGCAGTGATCACCGCGGTGCACTTCCACAGTTTTCCCTTCACCAGCGACCGCGCCCGGGAGAAGGTCGTCGACCTCTGTCGCGTGCTGGCGGAATATACCGGCCCGCTGGACCTGTGGGTTGTCCATTTCACGGAGATCCAGCGGGCGGTGGCGGAGCGGGTCCCCGACGCCTTCCGCATCCTGGTGCTGCGGCGGATGATGATGCGCATCGCCGAGCGGATGGCCCGGCGGCTCGGTGCGCAGGCCCTGGTCACCGGGGAGAGTCTGGGCCAGGTCGCCAGTCAGACCCTGGAATCGCTCGCGGCGATCTCCGCCGTCACGCGCCTGCCGGTGTTGCGGCCGCTGATCGGCGCGGACAAGACCGAGATCATGGCCCGGGCCAGTGCCATCGGGACCTATGCCATTTCTATCCGGCCCTTCGAGGACTGCTGCAGCCTGTTCGTCCCGGCCCATCCGCGTACCCAGCCCACGGTGGAGGAAGTGGACCGTGCCGAAGCCCGCCTCACCGTCGAGGCGTTGGTGGACGATGCCCTGGCCCACAGCCGCCCTCTCCGGATCAGCCGCCACGGTGCGGCAGAAGCCGCTGCCGCTCCGCCCGCCGCGGCGCAGGGAACGCCTCCCCGAGGCGGGGAATTAGGATAG
- a CDS encoding cysteine desulfurase family protein gives MTVGREIYLDNAATTRPHPAVVEAMTQALTGEYGNPSSLHGKGLAAERLVRRAREAVAQTLGVAPEEIVFTSGGTESNSLAIRGLVTTLGPHRHLVTTAVEHSSVLVPVRRLAEEGHAVTTVPVDGAGRVSVERIAAALRPETVLVSVMAVNNELGTIQPIEEIGRLLRSRTTRGRPVYLHVDAVQAWGKIPLRPREWGVDLVTLSAHKVHGPKGVGALYVRRGLRLTPLLGGGDQEGGVRPGTENVPGIVGMGAAASLLLAHLEEGARRMTELRNRLRRAVEQLPDVRVNTPEEGAAPHILNVSFRGVRGETLLHRLEMAGVFVSTGSACHARDPHPSHVLQAIGLTPEESRSALRFSLSPFTTVEEIDDAAAAVAEALRDLRAPVR, from the coding sequence ATGACCGTCGGACGAGAGATCTATCTGGACAACGCGGCCACGACCAGGCCCCACCCCGCCGTCGTCGAAGCGATGACGCAGGCGCTGACCGGGGAGTACGGCAACCCCTCCTCCCTCCACGGCAAGGGACTGGCGGCCGAACGGCTGGTACGCAGAGCGCGGGAAGCCGTGGCCCAGACCCTGGGCGTGGCGCCCGAGGAGATCGTCTTCACCTCGGGGGGCACCGAGTCCAACAGCCTGGCCATCCGCGGACTGGTCACGACCCTCGGACCCCACCGCCACCTCGTGACCACAGCCGTGGAGCACTCCTCGGTGCTGGTCCCGGTGCGCCGCCTCGCCGAGGAAGGCCACGCCGTGACCACCGTGCCCGTCGACGGCGCGGGGCGCGTGTCGGTTGAACGCATCGCGGCGGCGCTGCGCCCGGAGACGGTCCTTGTCTCGGTCATGGCGGTCAACAACGAACTGGGGACGATCCAGCCCATCGAGGAGATCGGGCGACTGTTGCGCTCCCGGACGACGCGCGGACGGCCGGTCTATCTGCACGTGGACGCCGTGCAGGCCTGGGGGAAGATCCCGCTGCGCCCGCGGGAGTGGGGGGTGGACCTTGTGACCCTCTCGGCCCACAAAGTCCACGGTCCCAAGGGTGTGGGGGCGCTCTACGTGCGCCGGGGGCTGCGCCTGACCCCGCTGCTGGGCGGCGGGGATCAGGAAGGCGGCGTGCGTCCCGGCACCGAGAACGTCCCCGGTATCGTCGGCATGGGCGCGGCCGCTTCGCTGCTCCTGGCCCACCTGGAGGAGGGCGCCCGGCGCATGACGGAGCTGCGCAACCGACTGCGCCGCGCCGTGGAGCAACTTCCCGACGTCCGCGTGAACACCCCTGAAGAGGGCGCGGCGCCCCACATCCTCAACGTCTCCTTCCGCGGAGTGCGGGGGGAGACGCTGCTGCACCGCCTGGAAATGGCCGGCGTGTTCGTCTCGACCGGCTCGGCCTGCCACGCCCGCGACCCGCACCCCAGCCACGTCCTGCAGGCCATCGGGCTGACCCCGGAGGAGAGCCGCAGCGCCCTGCGTTTCAGCCTCTCGCCCTTCACCACCGTCGAGGAGATCGACGACGCCGCGGCGGCGGTGGCGGAGGCCCTGCGGGACCTCCGGGCCCCGGTCCGCTGA
- a CDS encoding ammonium transporter encodes MNAADTAWMLVATALVLLMTPALGFFYGGLVRAKNALNTLMMSFAALGGVAIAWALVGYSLAFGPGGPWLGGLTRLFLRGVGLEPSGSIPHVLFMAYQGTFAVITAALISGAIVERMRFRAYLLFLTVWSLVVYAPIAHWVWGGGWLARLGALDFAGGTVVHVNAGAAAVVAALTLGPRKDYARQAILPHNVPFTLLGAGLLWFGWFGFNAGSALGANAAAALAFVNTMLAPAATLVVWTLLDLRRGGKVTAVGAATAIVVGLVAVTPAAGFVSPAAAIVVGGVAALPSYAAIVWRPRTRLDDSLDVLAAHGVGGTVGAVLTGVLAQKIWNGTANGLLFGAPLQVVVQLVAVVAAALYSALGTALILRVLALFMPLRVADPSHEGLGLDVGQHGEEAYGTGEGAVLVLPDAGPAVAAPATAPAREHA; translated from the coding sequence ATGAACGCCGCAGATACGGCCTGGATGCTGGTGGCCACCGCTCTGGTGTTGCTCATGACCCCCGCCCTGGGATTCTTTTACGGCGGGCTCGTGCGCGCCAAGAATGCGCTGAACACGCTGATGATGAGCTTTGCCGCTTTAGGCGGTGTCGCCATCGCCTGGGCGTTGGTGGGCTATTCCCTGGCCTTCGGGCCCGGGGGACCGTGGCTGGGCGGCCTCACGCGGCTGTTCCTGCGCGGGGTCGGCCTGGAGCCGAGCGGGTCCATCCCGCACGTGCTGTTCATGGCCTATCAGGGGACATTCGCCGTGATCACCGCGGCGCTGATTTCCGGTGCCATCGTCGAACGCATGCGATTCCGCGCCTACCTGCTGTTCCTGACGGTCTGGAGTCTGGTCGTCTACGCACCGATCGCCCACTGGGTCTGGGGCGGCGGATGGCTGGCGCGACTCGGCGCCCTGGACTTTGCGGGGGGCACGGTGGTCCACGTCAATGCGGGAGCGGCGGCGGTGGTGGCCGCCCTCACCCTCGGCCCGCGCAAGGACTATGCCCGCCAGGCCATCCTGCCCCACAACGTCCCGTTCACCCTGCTCGGCGCCGGCCTGCTCTGGTTCGGGTGGTTCGGCTTCAATGCCGGCAGCGCGCTGGGCGCCAATGCGGCGGCCGCCCTGGCCTTTGTCAACACCATGCTGGCCCCGGCCGCCACCCTGGTCGTCTGGACGCTGCTCGACCTCCGGCGGGGCGGGAAGGTCACGGCGGTGGGCGCCGCGACGGCGATCGTCGTCGGGCTCGTCGCCGTCACCCCGGCGGCCGGGTTCGTCAGCCCCGCGGCGGCGATCGTGGTGGGCGGGGTGGCCGCGCTGCCCAGCTACGCCGCCATCGTCTGGCGGCCCCGGACGCGCCTCGACGACTCCCTCGACGTGCTGGCCGCCCACGGAGTAGGCGGCACCGTCGGTGCCGTCCTCACCGGTGTGCTGGCCCAGAAGATCTGGAACGGGACCGCGAACGGGCTGCTCTTTGGCGCGCCACTGCAGGTCGTCGTGCAGCTGGTCGCGGTCGTTGCCGCGGCCCTGTACAGCGCCCTGGGCACCGCGCTCATCCTGAGAGTCCTGGCGCTGTTCATGCCCCTGCGGGTCGCCGACCCCAGCCATGAAGGGTTGGGCCTGGACGTCGGGCAGCACGGCGAGGAGGCCTACGGCACCGGGGAGGGGGCCGTACTGGTTCTTCCGGACGCCGGCCCCGCGGTGGCCGCGCCCGCCACCGCGCCGGCGAGGGAGCACGCATGA
- a CDS encoding P-II family nitrogen regulator, protein MRLVVAIIRPEKLSDVLEALFRAEVRGVTISRVQGHGGETERVATYRGTTVKMELSEKVRLEIGVSDHFVEPTVRAILTAARTGEVGDGKVFVLPVEHVYRIRTGERDEAAVTPAPVA, encoded by the coding sequence ATGAGACTCGTCGTCGCCATCATCCGCCCCGAGAAGTTGAGCGACGTCCTTGAGGCCCTCTTTCGCGCCGAGGTGCGCGGGGTGACCATCAGCCGGGTGCAGGGGCACGGCGGAGAGACCGAGCGCGTGGCCACCTACCGCGGGACCACCGTGAAGATGGAGCTGTCGGAGAAGGTGCGCCTGGAGATCGGCGTCTCAGATCACTTCGTCGAGCCGACCGTCCGGGCCATCCTTACGGCGGCCCGGACCGGCGAAGTCGGGGACGGCAAGGTCTTCGTCCTCCCCGTGGAGCACGTCTACCGGATCCGCACCGGCGAGCGGGACGAGGCGGCCGTGACTCCCGCCCCCGTGGCCTGA